The following are from one region of the Nicotiana tomentosiformis chromosome 7, ASM39032v3, whole genome shotgun sequence genome:
- the LOC104103401 gene encoding uncharacterized protein: MAHEEMTQRMKSLEQQLKNVQGLTVQKSIAFKDICMFHDVHLPPGFKTPKFEKYDGHGDPMAHLKRYCNQLRGAGGKEELSMAYFGESLTGVASEWFMDQDTSRWEYAIKWREQAARVKPPMDDRELITVFLQAQEPDYFQNMMSVVGESFLEAIKIREMVENGLKTRRIISQAVLKAATQAVQIEYVNFSDTNENYEETMMTSGSRRGLRRTSRRFDQPRLASDDFSEHYYPPQNP; this comes from the exons ATGGCACATGAAGAAATGACCCAAAGAATGAAAAGCTTAGAACAACAGTTGAAAAATGTGCAAGGGTTGACAGTTCAGAAGAGTATTGCCTTCAAGGATATATGTATGTTCCATGATGTCCACTTGCCACCTGGTTTCAAGACTCCcaaatttgaaaagtatgatgGACATGGAGACCCCATGGCCCAcctgaaaaggtattgcaatcaaCTAAGAGGTGCAGGAGGAAAGGAAGAACTAtcgatggcttattttggggaaagtcttacgggagtagcctccgaatggtttaTGGATCAAGACACATCTCGCTG GGAATATGCTATTAAATGGAGagagcaagcggctagagttaagccaccaaTGGATGACCGCGAGCTAATCACTGTCTTCCTTCAGGCTCAAGAGccagattattttcaaaacatgatgtccgTAGTTGGCGAATCCTTCTTGGAAGCAATCAAAATTAgggaaatggttgagaatggccttAAGACACGCAGAATTATAAGTCAAGCGGTTCTCAAAGCCGCAACTCAGGCTGTCCAGATTGAATATGTTAATTTTAGTGACACAAATGAGAACTATGAAGAAACCATGATGACATCGGGGTCGAGAAGAGGTCTTAGGAGAACATCTCGAAGGTTTGACCAGCCTCGTCTGGCTTCCGATGATTTCTCTGAGCACTACTATCCACCTCAGAACCCATAA